The sequence GCGGTGCTGTTGCAGACGCCGCCGGCCCAGTTCCTGCGGGGGTTGAAACTGCTGCCCTGGATCGTGATCCCCCCGAAGCTCGATCTGGAGTCCTCGATCCGCAAGGCGGTGCGCTGGAGCCAACTGGCGCGCAAGGAAGGATTGCTGGGACTGGAGAACGAAATCGACCGGGAACCGGACGCTTTCGTGCGCAAGGGCCTGCAGTTGCTGGTCGACGGCAACGAAACCGAAATCATCCGTGACGCCCTGGAGCTGGAGATGAACATCCGCGAACGCCGCTATCACGCCGCTGCCAGGATCTTCGAGGCGATGGGGGGCTATGCGCCGACTCTGGGGATCCTGGGGGCGGTGCTGGGGCTGATCCAGGTGATGCAGAACCTGACCGATCCGGAAAAACTCGGCAGCGGGATCGCCATCGCCTTCGTCGCCACCATCTACGGGGTGGGTCTGGCCAATCTCGTGTTTCTCCCCATCGCCAACAAGCTAAAAGCCCTGCTCCATCATCAGAGCATGGCCCAGGAGCTGATGCTGGAGGGCATCCTCGCCATCGCCGAGGGGGAAAACCCCCACAACGTTGAACTCAAACTGCGGGGATTTTTGGTATGAGGATTCGCAATCGCCGTCCGGCCGCCCCGGAACCGGAAACGGAAAACCACGAACGCTGGCTGGTTTCCTATGCGGATTTCATCACCCTCCTGTTCGCTTTTTTCGTGGTGATGTACGCCATTTCCAATCTCAATGCCGGCAAGTACCGGGTCATGGCTAGATCTCTGGAGAAAGCCTTCAAGGAAAAGAAGGAAACCCCGGCGGCCAAGGTGAGCGATCCGATCCAGATCGGTGAGACGCCGCGCTCCCCGGCTCCCATCCAGGTGGATACCGGCCTGGCCGGAGAGCAGGTGCGCCTGGCGCGGATTTCCGAGCAATTGGAGGAGGTGCTGGCGCCTTACATCGATCAGGATCTGATCGCGGTGGAGCGAAATCCCTATTGGGTCGCGGTGGAGATGAAAAGCGGCATGCTGTTTCCCAGCGGCAGCGCCGAGCTGAACCCGGAAGTGGATCCGGTGATCGCCAAGCTGGCGGAGGTGGTGCGGCAGATGCCGGCGAACCCGGTCTACGTCGAGGGCCATACCGACAACGTGCCGATCCACAACCGG comes from Methylomarinovum caldicuralii and encodes:
- a CDS encoding flagellar motor protein produces the protein MDPLSLVGLVIALVAIVGGNLLEGGSPAFLVNGPALLIVLGGSLGAVLLQTPPAQFLRGLKLLPWIVIPPKLDLESSIRKAVRWSQLARKEGLLGLENEIDREPDAFVRKGLQLLVDGNETEIIRDALELEMNIRERRYHAAARIFEAMGGYAPTLGILGAVLGLIQVMQNLTDPEKLGSGIAIAFVATIYGVGLANLVFLPIANKLKALLHHQSMAQELMLEGILAIAEGENPHNVELKLRGFLV
- the motD gene encoding flagellar motor protein MotD; this encodes MRIRNRRPAAPEPETENHERWLVSYADFITLLFAFFVVMYAISNLNAGKYRVMARSLEKAFKEKKETPAAKVSDPIQIGETPRSPAPIQVDTGLAGEQVRLARISEQLEEVLAPYIDQDLIAVERNPYWVAVEMKSGMLFPSGSAELNPEVDPVIAKLAEVVRQMPANPVYVEGHTDNVPIHNRLFPSNWELSAARAASVVRRLIHYGVAPPRLAAVGYGAEHPVADNGTAEGRYRNRRVVMVLQSKTLARYPVTGGERQRLLAQPRE